CCATCGGCATCGCCCTGTACCCGGACCACGGCGAGGATTTCGCCACCCTGATGCGCCACGCCGACGTGGCGATGTACGACGCGAAGCACCGCAACGACACCGTCGCCGTCTACACCGCCGAGTCCGACCACAACTCCGCCGAGCGGCTCGGCCTGCTGGCCGACCTGCGTCGGGTACTGGAGGGCGGGGCGGCCGGACAGCCCGGCGAGGCAGCGGTGCCGGCTGCGCCCGCCTCCGTGGTCCGGGGCGGGGACGGCGCGATGCTGTCGGCGATGCCGTCGGCGTCCACCGAACCGACTCGGGACGTGCCGCCGGCAGCAGCCGGGCTGGACGAGCGGCCCGGCCAGCGGTGGTGGAGCCGGCGTCGCCGCCGCCCGCCGCTCGCGGCCCAGGACGACGAGCTGATCAACCGGATCGTCACCGGCGCGGACCCGATCCTGCGGCGCGCCGCGCACGAGGCCGCAGCCGCCGATGAGCTGTGGGCCCGGCCGGTGCCTGCCGGGGAACCGCCCGATCCGGACCGGGCCGACGGCCAGCCGACCGGGCAGCCGCAGCTGTCCGGCCCCGAACGCGGCAACGAAGCGATCGAGGACGCGGGCGAGATCATGATGTATTACCAGCCGCAGATCGCGATCGCCACCGGTGCGATGGTCGGGGTGGAGGCGCTGCTGCGCTGGCGGCACCCACGCCGGGGGATGGTCGATCCGGAGGAGCTGATCCGGGTCGCCGAGCAGAGCGCCGTGATGCGCCTGCTCACCCGCCGGGTCATCGACGACGTGACGGAACAGCTCGCCAAGTGGTCGGCGGCGGGTCTCGAACTGCGGGCGGCGGTAAACGTCAGCGTGCGGGACCTGCACACCGGCGAGATCGCCGACCAGATCGCCGACCGGCTCGCCCGCCACCACCTGGCTCCGGACCGGCTGCAACTGGAGATCACCGAGGGTGCCCTGATGGCCGACCCGCGCCGGGTGCTGACCACCATCACCCGGCTGCACCGGATCGGGGTGGGCATCGCCCTCGACGACTTCGGCACCGGATACTCCTCCCTCCAGCACCTGCGCCGGCTGCCGCTGTCGGAGGTGAAGGTCGACCGCTCCTTCGTGCTCGGCATGGTCGACGACGCCGACGACGCGGCGATCGTCCGGTCGACCATCGAGTTGGCCAAGGCGCTGGGGCTGCGGGTGGTCGCCGAGGGCGTGGAGGACGAGCGGAGCTGGCGGATGCTGCACGCCGCCGGCTGCGACGTGGCCCAGGGCTGGTTCTACGCCCGACCGATGCCGGCCGCCGAACTCGTCGCCTGGCTGGCCCGCTACCGCCCGGTGCGCCCGCTCGGCGGCCACGACGAGGCGGACATCCCGCACCGGCACGCGCGGTGACGGGCAGCCTCCGACGTCCCGGGGGAGCCGGGGGCGGTCGGCCGGGCGCGGAACAATAGACTCGCTGCGGTCACCGCGGGACGCGCTTCGGCGACCGGGGTGGGCGTACCCAGACGCAGGACAGCCACGAAGGGGGCACCGATGGCCGCCATCTCCCGCGAGGAGGTCGCGCATCTGGCGCGACTGTCGCGGCTCGCCGTGACGGAGGAGGAGTTGGAGACCTTCGCCGGCCAGCTCGACGTGATCCTCCAGGCGGTCGCCCAGGTGGGCGAGGTCGCCGCCGCGGACATCCCGCCCACCTCGCACTCGGTGCCGCTCACAAACGTGCTCCGCGAGGACGTCGTGACGCCCTGCCTGACCCCGGCGGAGGCGCTGTCGGGCGCGCCCGACGCGGAGGAACAGCGGTTCCGCGTACCGCGGATCCTGGACGAGGATGTGGCTTCATGACCGACATCACCAGAATGACCGCGACGCAGATCGCGGGGTTGGTCGCCGCGGGCGAGACCTCCGCCGTCGAGGTCACCCAGGCCCACCTGGACCGGATCGCCGCCGTCGACGGCCGGGTCAACGCCTTCCTGCACGTCGACAGCGAGGGCGCGCTGGCCGCCGCCCGTGACGTGGACGCCCGGCGCGCCGCCGGGGAGCAGTTGGGCCCACTGGCCGGGGTGCCGGTCGCGGTCAAGGACGTGCTCACCACCAAGGGCGTACCGACCACCGTCGGGTCGAAGATCCTGGAGGGCTGGCGTCCGCCGTACGACTCGACGATCGTGCAGCGGCTGCGCGCCGCCGGCACGGTGATGCTCGGCAAGACCAACATGGACGAGTTCGCGATGGGCTCCTCCACGGAATACTCCGCGTACGGGCCGACCCGCAACCCGTGGGACACCGACCGCATCCCGGGCGGCTCCGGCGGAGGCAGCGCCGCGGCACTCGCCGCGTACGAGGCGCCGCTGGCGATCGGCTCGGACACCGGCGGCTCGATCCGCCAGCCGGGCGCGGTCACCGGCACCGTCGGCGCGAAGCCGACGTACGGCGGCACCTCCCGCTACGGTCTGGTGGCCTTCTCCTCCTCGCTGGACACGCCCGGCCCGTGTGCGCGTACGGTGCTCGACGCCGCGCTGCTGCACGAGGCCATCGGCGGGCACGACCCCCGCGACTCGACCTCGATCCCGGCGCCGGTGCCGGCCGTGGTCGCCGCGGCGAAGCTCGGCGCCACCGGCGACCTGAGCGGGGTGCGGCTCGGCATCGTGACCGAGTTCGCCGGCGAGGGTGCCGAGCCGGGCGTCATGGCCGCCTTCAACGAGGCGGTCGACGCGCTGACCAAGCTGGGCGCGGAGATCGTCGAGGTCTCCTGCCCGCACTTCAGGTACGCGCTGCCGGCGTACTACCTGATCGCGCCGAGCGAGTGCTCCTCGAACCTGGCCCGCTTCGACGGCGTCCGGTTCGGCCTGCGGGTCGGCGACGACGGCAACCGCTCGCTGGAGGAGGTCATGTCGCTGACCCGGGAGGCCGGCTTCGGGCCCGAGGTCAAGCGGCGCATCATGATCGGCACGTACGCGCTCTCCTCGGGTTACTACGACGCCTACTACGGCCAGGCGCAGAAGGTCCGCACCCTGATCACCCGGGACTTCACCGCCGCGTTCGAGCGGGTCGACGCGCTGATCTCGCCGACCACCCCGTTCGTGGCCTTCCCGCTGGGCGCGCGTACCTCCGACCCGTACCAGATGTACCTGGCCGACCTGTTCACCATCCCGACGAACCTGTACGGCGGGCCGGGCATCTCGGTGCCGTGCGGGCTCTCCGACGGGCTGCCGGTCGGTTTGCAGATCATGGCCCCGACGATGGCCGACGACCGGATGTACCGGGTCGCCGCCGCGCTGGAGACCGCTCTCGGCACGCTCACCCCACCGACGCTGTGATCCACCGGGCGCCGGGCTGCCGGCCCGCGCCCGGAATCGTCCCCCGCGTCCGGTGCGGTCGTCACGACCGCGCCGGGCGCGGCTGCCGTCGCAGCACACCATGATTACGATAAGTGGGTTGCCGACAGTCACTGGCACTTGTCGAATATGCTCCGAGGCTGCTGGATCGACTCGACTCCTGGTCCGCTGGCGAACGCGAGCGGTTCCGATCAGACCTGGATGTGCGATGAGGACACTTCGCTCGGTCATGGCCCTGATGATGGTTTTCGCGTTCCTGCTGGGCACCTCGCAACCGGCCGCCGCCACCGAAACAGTCACCATCACCTCAAGCAAGCCCAGGTCGGTCATGTACCTCGGGCAGGTGTACGCGATCCACACCGTCGAGGCCACCGGTGGCACCGAGCCGTACCGGTTGTCGGTGGTGTCGGGCAGTCTGCCGTCGGGCATGCTCCTGGTCGGGTCGTCCCTCGGAGGTCAGCCGGACACGCCGGGCAGTTACACGTTCACCCTGCGGATGACCGACCAGGACGGCCGGTTCGACGAGCAGACGGCAACCATCGAGGTACGCGAACAGAAGGTGGTCATCACCTCGGGCGCCCCCAGATCGCCCAGGTACCTCGGGCAGGTGTACGCGATCCACACCGTCGAGGCCACCGGTGGCACCGAGCCGTACCGGTTGTCGGTGGTGTCGGGCAGTCTGCCGTCGGGCATGCTCCTGGTCGGGTCGTCCCTCGGGGGCGAGCCGGACACGCCGGGCAGCTACCCGTTCACCCTGCGGATGACGGACAAGAACGGCCGGTTCGACGAGCAGGACGTCACCATCGTCGTCGCCAAGGCCGCGACCGCCTTCACCTCCGGCGACCCGCTCCCCGGCACGGTCGGGAAGCCCTACTCGTTCGAGTTCACCGCCGACGGTGATTCCGACATCGCGTTCACCCTGGCCGGCGGGGCCCTGCCGGACGGGCTCACGCTCGACAAGGAGGGCCTGCTCAGCGGCGCCCCCGGCAGTGCCGGCACGTTCACCTTCACCGTTCAGGCGAAGGGTCACCAAACCAGCGCCACCAACGAGGTGTCGCTCACCGTCGCCGCTGCGACCCCGACCACGCCCACGGTGCCCCCGACCGGTCCGAGGCCCACCCCGACGGCCACGCCGACCTCAAGCGATCCGACCGCCACACCATCGGAGAGCAGCCCGGCGGCACCCCAGCCGACATCCTCGCCGTCCAAGGCGAGTGGCGCGTGGCTGCCGATCACCGGCTCGAACTCGGCAGTGGTGCTGCTGTTGCTGAGCGTGCTGGCCTTCTCCATCGGCGGGATCCTCTTCGTCGTCGCGTACGAGCGCCGTCGACGGTTCACCACACCCGAGTGATGCCCGGCCGAGGCCGAGCAGGGCGAGCGGTTAGGCTTGGCGGCGTTGTGTCCGGCTGCCGCCGCGGGCCGGTTACCGCCTGCAAACTGGAGTTCCCATGACCACGACGCTGCCCGCGTACGACGAGGTCGTCGCGCGCTACGAGCCGGTGATCGGCCTGGAGACCCACGTCGAGCTGGGCACGAACACGAAGATGTTCTGCGGTTGCCCGACCGACTTCGGCGGCGAGCCGAACACCCGGGTCTGCCCGGTCTGCCTGGGCCTGCCCGGCTCGTTGCCGGTGGCGAACAAGGCGGCGATCGAGGCGACGATCCGGATCGGCCTGGCGCTGAACTGCTCCATCGCGCAGTGGTGCCGGTTCGCCCGGAAGAACTACTTCTACCCGGACATGCCGAAGAACTTCCAGATCAGCCAGTACGACGAGCCGCTCTGCGTCGACGGCTACCTGGACGTCGAGGTGAACGGCGAGACCGTGCGGATCGGCATCGAGCGGGTGCACCTGGAGGAGGACACCGGCAAGACGCTGCACGTCGGCGGTGCCACCGGTCGCATCCACGGCGCCACCGAATCGCTTGTCGACTACAACCGGGCCGGCATTCCGCTTGTGGAGATCGTCACCAAGCCGATCCCCGGCACCGGTGCGCTCGCCCCCGAGGTGGCCCGCGCGTACGTGACCGAGCTGCGCGACGTGCTCCGCTCGCTCGGCGTCTCCGACGTACGGATGGAAGAGGGCTCGCTGCGCTGCGACGTCAACACCTCGCTGAACCTGCCGGGCGAGGAGTGGGGCACCCGCACCGAGACGAAGAACGTCAACTCGCTGCGCTCGGTGGAGCGGGCGGTCCGCTCGGAGATGCTGCGTCAGGCCGCCGTGCTCGACGCGGGCGGGCGGATCACCCAGGAGACCCGGCACTTCCACGAGGACACCGGCGACACCACCCCGGGCCGGTCCAAGGAGACCGCCACCGACTACCGCTACTTCCCGGAGCCGGACCTGGTCCCGCTCGCGCCGGACCCGGTGTGGGTGGCCGAGCTGAAGGCCGCCCTGCCGGAGCTGCCCCGGCTGCACCGTCGCCGCCTCCAGCAGGCGTGGGGACTTTCCGATCTCGACATGCAGTCGGTGCTCAACGCCGGTGCGGTCGAGCTGATCGAGGCCACCGTCGCGGCCGGCACCACCCCGGCCGCCGCCCGCAAGTGGTGGCTCGGTGAGCTGTCCCGCCGGGCCAACGAGACGGGCGTGGAACTGGCCGATGTCGGGGCCACCCCGGCCCAGGTCGCCGAACTCCAGGGCCTGGTCGACGCCGGCAAGCTCAACGACAAGCTGGCCCGTACCGTCCTGGAGGGTGTGGTCGACGGGGAAGGCTCGCCGACCGAGATCATGACCAAGCGGGGCCTGGAGGTCGTCTCCGACACCGGCGCGCTGACCGCCGCCGTGGACGAGGCGATCGCCGCGAACCCGGACATCGCCGAGAAGGTGCGCAGCGGCAAGGTCGCCGCGGCCGGCGCGCTTGTCGGTGCGGTCATGAAGACCACCCGTGGTCAGGCCGACGCCAAGACCGTCCGCGAACTCATCCTCGCCCGCCTCAGCTGAGGTGTAAGGAAGGGCCCCTTATTAACGCCTGGTGTATAGGAAGGGCCCCCTCCTAACACCATGCCGTAACCCCGCGCCGCCGACCGGGCGTCAACGACGACGTACCGGACCCCTGGAGTCCACCGTGAACCAACACGACATCGATGTCCTCGACGAGATTCAGCGGCGGGTGCTCTGGCTCGCCACCCGGATCGTGGACGCGGCCAACCACGATCGCGCCACCGGCGACGGCGTGAAGGTCGGTGGGCACCAGGCGTCCAGCGCCAGCCTGGTCACCGCGATGACCGCGCTGTGGTTCGCCCACCTGGACGCCGAGGACCGGGTCGCGGTGAAGCCGCACGCCTCCCCGGTGTTCCACGCAATCCAGTACCTGCTCGGCAACCTGGACCGGTCGTACCTGACCCGGCTGCGGGCGCGCGGCGGGTTGCAGTCGTACCCGTCGCGGACGAAGGACCCGGACGGGGTGGACTTCTCCACCGGTTCGGTCGGCCTGGGTGCCGCCGCGCCGCTCTTCGCGGCGGTGACCCGGCGCTACGTCGATGCGCACTTCGGCGTACGCCCGCACTCCCGGTTCATCGCCCTGCTCGGTGACGCCGAGTTGGACGAGGGCAACGTCTGGGAGGCGGTCGCTGATCCGGCCACCGGCGGTCTCGGCAACGTGATGTGGGTGGTCGACTTCAACCGGCAGTCGTTGGACCGGGTCGTCCCGGGCGTACGGATCGACCAGTGGCGCGGGCAGTTCGAGGCCGCCGGCTGGCACGTGGTCGAGGTCAAGTACGGCCGCAAGCTGGCCCGGGCGTACGCCCAGCCGGGTGGCACGGCGCTGCGCGACTGGATCGACGCGATGCCGAACGAGCAGTA
This DNA window, taken from Micromonospora sp. FIMYZ51, encodes the following:
- the gatC gene encoding Asp-tRNA(Asn)/Glu-tRNA(Gln) amidotransferase subunit GatC — its product is MAAISREEVAHLARLSRLAVTEEELETFAGQLDVILQAVAQVGEVAAADIPPTSHSVPLTNVLREDVVTPCLTPAEALSGAPDAEEQRFRVPRILDEDVAS
- a CDS encoding Ig domain-containing protein; protein product: MRTLRSVMALMMVFAFLLGTSQPAAATETVTITSSKPRSVMYLGQVYAIHTVEATGGTEPYRLSVVSGSLPSGMLLVGSSLGGQPDTPGSYTFTLRMTDQDGRFDEQTATIEVREQKVVITSGAPRSPRYLGQVYAIHTVEATGGTEPYRLSVVSGSLPSGMLLVGSSLGGEPDTPGSYPFTLRMTDKNGRFDEQDVTIVVAKAATAFTSGDPLPGTVGKPYSFEFTADGDSDIAFTLAGGALPDGLTLDKEGLLSGAPGSAGTFTFTVQAKGHQTSATNEVSLTVAAATPTTPTVPPTGPRPTPTATPTSSDPTATPSESSPAAPQPTSSPSKASGAWLPITGSNSAVVLLLLSVLAFSIGGILFVVAYERRRRFTTPE
- the gatB gene encoding Asp-tRNA(Asn)/Glu-tRNA(Gln) amidotransferase subunit GatB, encoding MTTTLPAYDEVVARYEPVIGLETHVELGTNTKMFCGCPTDFGGEPNTRVCPVCLGLPGSLPVANKAAIEATIRIGLALNCSIAQWCRFARKNYFYPDMPKNFQISQYDEPLCVDGYLDVEVNGETVRIGIERVHLEEDTGKTLHVGGATGRIHGATESLVDYNRAGIPLVEIVTKPIPGTGALAPEVARAYVTELRDVLRSLGVSDVRMEEGSLRCDVNTSLNLPGEEWGTRTETKNVNSLRSVERAVRSEMLRQAAVLDAGGRITQETRHFHEDTGDTTPGRSKETATDYRYFPEPDLVPLAPDPVWVAELKAALPELPRLHRRRLQQAWGLSDLDMQSVLNAGAVELIEATVAAGTTPAAARKWWLGELSRRANETGVELADVGATPAQVAELQGLVDAGKLNDKLARTVLEGVVDGEGSPTEIMTKRGLEVVSDTGALTAAVDEAIAANPDIAEKVRSGKVAAAGALVGAVMKTTRGQADAKTVRELILARLS
- the gatA gene encoding Asp-tRNA(Asn)/Glu-tRNA(Gln) amidotransferase subunit GatA; protein product: MTDITRMTATQIAGLVAAGETSAVEVTQAHLDRIAAVDGRVNAFLHVDSEGALAAARDVDARRAAGEQLGPLAGVPVAVKDVLTTKGVPTTVGSKILEGWRPPYDSTIVQRLRAAGTVMLGKTNMDEFAMGSSTEYSAYGPTRNPWDTDRIPGGSGGGSAAALAAYEAPLAIGSDTGGSIRQPGAVTGTVGAKPTYGGTSRYGLVAFSSSLDTPGPCARTVLDAALLHEAIGGHDPRDSTSIPAPVPAVVAAAKLGATGDLSGVRLGIVTEFAGEGAEPGVMAAFNEAVDALTKLGAEIVEVSCPHFRYALPAYYLIAPSECSSNLARFDGVRFGLRVGDDGNRSLEEVMSLTREAGFGPEVKRRIMIGTYALSSGYYDAYYGQAQKVRTLITRDFTAAFERVDALISPTTPFVAFPLGARTSDPYQMYLADLFTIPTNLYGGPGISVPCGLSDGLPVGLQIMAPTMADDRMYRVAAALETALGTLTPPTL
- a CDS encoding EAL domain-containing protein is translated as MEPPDPRNLVPPGRTAQFTVFVGGVLAVAVLVSAAPLVSLGSTLPELPVAFWTMAVLAVACDARPFVPPGRRQSSAVFPSTCFTFAILLGWGLGPAVAVQAVAVLVSGFRMGYAPWRTAFNAGQYACALAAAYAVTRLGPGGVFDGGALGVTDIAAIGGAGVAWLVVNYSLVTTAVRLRFGERWWPNAWHGLPFELLSTGSLLLLAPVLVTAARASAALVPLVLVPLFAVYRMARLTVEQHQLAALDPLTGLANRKALLAEVSEEIHRHAECRARGEPDARLALLLIDLDRFKNVNDALGHEVGDRLLVEVSARLTDVVEPPDLVARLGGDEFAIVMTRLTEVAQARALADQVVQVLATPVPLDGLPLDVGGSIGIALYPDHGEDFATLMRHADVAMYDAKHRNDTVAVYTAESDHNSAERLGLLADLRRVLEGGAAGQPGEAAVPAAPASVVRGGDGAMLSAMPSASTEPTRDVPPAAAGLDERPGQRWWSRRRRRPPLAAQDDELINRIVTGADPILRRAAHEAAAADELWARPVPAGEPPDPDRADGQPTGQPQLSGPERGNEAIEDAGEIMMYYQPQIAIATGAMVGVEALLRWRHPRRGMVDPEELIRVAEQSAVMRLLTRRVIDDVTEQLAKWSAAGLELRAAVNVSVRDLHTGEIADQIADRLARHHLAPDRLQLEITEGALMADPRRVLTTITRLHRIGVGIALDDFGTGYSSLQHLRRLPLSEVKVDRSFVLGMVDDADDAAIVRSTIELAKALGLRVVAEGVEDERSWRMLHAAGCDVAQGWFYARPMPAAELVAWLARYRPVRPLGGHDEADIPHRHAR